The genomic region GTGATGCTGAACGTAGACAATCCACTGCACGATCCCGTCGTAACCTCGACGACACCGGATGTTGCTGGCGAACGGAAGCATCAGAAGACCGGTTCGACTTCGTCGTCCGTTTCGATCAAAATCATCGGCCAAACAGCGGCCAGCACAGAGCAACAACAAAGGGAGTCAAACATGGTATCCACTCCAACGCCAATCGTGTCGAAGGTGCAGATTGGAGGTGGCAGCCCGGCCGCCCAGAAGGTGCCAGCATCGCCCGCCTCTCCCGGTGACAACAGTTCGGACGAGGAAATCAAAATCTATAACATCGAGTCCGGGAAGGCGGTTGTTAAGAAAAAGGCCACGGATCAGTCGTCGGAGGAAAAGATCAAGCTAACAGCCACGACTAACGGGGCAAACAGCATCGTTCAGGTGCCCACGCGCCCAGTGCAGCAAGCAGAAAAGCAAGGACCGATCGATACGCAGCTGGATAGCAATGGGCAACAGGAAGAGGAACAGTGGACCTATAAGCTTCCCGCCCCGCCAACATTCGCCGACGCCTCGATCAAGTCGAGCGATTACGACGAACGGGGCCAGTTTTACCGGCCGGCGTCAACCTTCGTCGACAATACGACACTGCGCAGCGACATGCTTACGGTCGTGTCGGACGAAATGACGGAGCGCATCGAACCGTTCATCCAGGAGCGTCTGCAGACAATGCTGGACCTGGTGGAGGGCCGTCCGGAAGGCACACCAGCGGGCGCATTCTACACCAAGCCGCAGGTTCGCGTCGGTAGAGAGAGCCCCGAACCGGCTCAGGAAGTGGGTGGCGGTCACGTCAGCTCAGATGTGGAGGATGGGTACCGTGTCGGGGCCAATGAGGTGGGTAGCACGCAGGAAGCGCGTGACGTTTGGCTACAGACGCTCGAGAAACGGCGCGAGAAGATTATCGAGAGTGAGTTGGCGACCTTGAGCGAATCGATCAGCGGGAAGAATGCCACGACCACAacttccacctccaccaccacaaccacttCGGGACATAAGGTGGAAAGTCGTCAGGAATCGGTCACGGATCGGAAGGGCAACGTTATGAGCGAACTGAATCAACTCCTGCGAGATGGGGTCGAGTTGAGCCGCACGGAGGAAAAGGAGATTGCCGTTGCGAATCGGAGCAGTTTGGCCAACTTTAAGATTTCGACCTACAGCAGTACGGAGAACAAGGAAAACGTCATCACTACGAGCACTACGGTTGTTGAGAAGCGAGAACGTGAGTATCACCAACAAGAGGAGGTTAAGGAGCATGTTAGTGTGGCGCCGGCGATCGCAAAGAATGGCCACAATACCGAAGCAACTCTGCCGATCAGTGCAGCCGAAGAAGAAGTGGTAGAAGAGGTTGGAGTGATCGTACGTCGTAAAATTTCCGTCGATTCGATCGTCCGTAAACCGCACTCTTCCCTCACGCAGAgcagcgacgaggacgacCAATCAGTGGCACTCCGGTCCAACGGTAGCGGGGCTTACCAGTCTGGGGCGAATGCGAAGAAGGAGCTCGCACCGGTCAAACGGCGCAGCCTTACCATGCTCAACAAAAGCCCGCGCGGAATCAATCGGTCCGATTCGTTCCATTCGACTCGATCGGACTATATTGCATCGTTGAATTCACCGGCCCAGGCGGTGACCACCTCCTCCACCAAGCTACAGCTCACCCCCAGAAGCACCTCGTACATTTCACTGATCGGGGCACAGCGTTGGGAGAACCGCGGGCTAGCCTCAGCTAGCAATGGACTTTCCGGTGCGCCCACCATCAACCGGCGCATGTCGACCAGTGAGCTGAGCATCTCCGATTCGCCCTCGCTCCAGAGCTTGGAGGTGATCAAAAACATTCTAAACACGTCACGCAAAAACAGTATGAACAATCTACACCAAGTGGGTGCGTCATCGGAGCAGCGTGGCGGCGCTTCTTCCTCCAGCGAAGAAATCGCGCTCCCCTCAATGGCCGCTATTAAGCGAAACAGTTTTACAGATATTTCAACGCTGGCCCAGCTGAACGCGGGCAAGGGGCAGATGCCGGGTACCGGTGTGACGTCCGGTAGCGTACGGAAGGACAGCATCGAGGAAGCCAAGGTTGAGCAGGAACCGGAACAGGAAGAAGTGTTGAAAGTGGCACAGGATATCAAACCGCACGTCGACGTTGTCGTGAAGGTGgaacaaacgaaaaaggaaGTGCTGGTGGAAAAGCGTACGGAGAAGATTCTTGTGGATGAACTTcctaaaaaggaaaagttggtCGAGTTGGAAGTTACCGAGAAGAAGGAGCAGAAGCCGGTGGAATTGAAAAAGGAGGAGGAAGTATCCGCCGCGATCGACATGAATCTAGCCAGCGAGTCGAAAAGTGACGATGAAAAGTTGCAAAATAAGCAGCAACAAgaacatcaccatcaccaccagcaccagcaacaacagcagcatgtCGTGGCCACCGGTAAGGAACCACAAACGACGGTCGTAAACATTACGACCAACAGTACGGTAGTGAGCAGTAGCAATACCGTCGATACGAGCACAACCGGTGCCGTAACATCGGTCAACGAATCGGACACGAAGAAGTGGACCTACCAGGGTCCACCGACAATAAGCTTTGCCACCTGGAACGAGCGACCAAAGATCGACGTGTCGATCAAGTCGGATCGTGACTACCGCTTCGGGGGAAGTTCGACGCTTCCCCGTGGCTTCCGTAATGTGAACAATGTAAGCAGCACCAAAATAAGCATCGGTCCGGGTGGAACCACCACCTCTACCACGACCACCACCAGTACGAGCGAAACTTCCGCCGGGTTCGCTCGACGAACGATCCATGAGGtcgaccagcagcagcaaccctCCGGGCAGGAGATTGTTGCCCCCAATGTGCCATTGCCAGCGTCGCAGCAGGAACGTCGCCAGCAGGAACCTCCGGCGGTCGTGAAGCTTCCCGCAACGCCAGCAAAGCCCGCTGTAGCAGCCACCGTGACTACTACTCCCCCCGGTGAACGATTGCCGATCGTGCGTGCCGTAGAGTACAAGAAGAACGTTACCCCACGCCAGCAGCCACCGCCGCCGGTGGAACCAAAGCCTTCGTATTTCTACGAAACATTCTCGCGGAACGATTCCACTACCAGCTCCTCCGGTAGTAGCTCGATCGTTAGTATCAACGGAAATCCTCCGTCAAACGCCGCCGcctccaccaacaccaccaccaccgccgccacggCTATAAGCCGACTTAGCTTTGGTCCCAAACCATCCACCATTCTGCAGCCAACCGTTCGTGGGTTCAAATCGCTCGACGAAAACACGGTATCCCGCCTGCGGCCCGTCTCGATGATCGACACAAGCACGCTGCGTAAAACTGTCGTACCGCTAGGGGCGGCACCTCCAACCGAGGATACGACGGCCCCGAACTCGTTGCCCTTTTCCCAGAACACGCTGCGTCGTACGGGGCTGAAGGATAGAATTTTGGCCAAGGAACAACCGTCCACCGATGCGACGGTGGTGCCACAGCAGACGCAAACAATAGCTGCTGTCAAGCTGAACGGTCTCGGTACGGCCGCACCCGTTCCGGTGCCACCTCCCGTGAGACCCGCTTCGTTCGCTGCAGCGATTCCGCCTCCACCGGCTCCGGCCATGCCACCGGCAGTGGCCGCCAAAGCGACACAGCCCGTCGTGCGCGGTGCGATCGTAAAGAAGTCGCcaagcaccaccaccagcccggCCATCGACCCCCGTACGGCATTGCTCGATGCCATTCGGAACTTTAACAAGGATTCGCTGAAGAAGGACTGAACGTTTGAGAATTCAGGTCAGCTATGGGtagggagaaaagaaaatgaaagtacGAACGCTAAGCATATGCGTAGGACCAAAGGAGTGTTGTAGCATAAAGGCTCAAATGTGTTAGATAGGTTGAACATGTAATATTCTTTAAATattcatactttttttttcgttgggaGGTGTTTTCCTTTGCTGTATTTCTACTCAAATTTTAAGAATTTTCCAATGGCCAGGTGTCGTTCTTGTGCTCGCGCACGGAATTggataaatgtattttttcttctttccctttCTAATCCGCAGTTGAATGCTGTGGGCTTTGTACCATTGCTTTTTCCCGTTTCGTTTAAGTTTGTTGTAATTTGTAGTCATTACAAGCAGGTACACCACCTTATACACCATTAGTTTCTAGTGCAGAAGTGAAACCGTTCGTCTGTAGTCACCCCACCCTTATCTATTAACTGCTTTATCGTGCCTCTACTGTCACGGCTACACTGCAAAGAACCGTACGAACCGAACCGTTTCTGGTTGAAACCTGGGTTCTACGTTTGCGCCAACCATTGGCGTTCCATATATGTAGAAcgttggaaaaaaggataacGTTTGCACAACACATATCACCCATTCATCCTGTGCTTAAGGATGGTTTTTCCATTAATTCTAATAATTCTTACTTCTTCAACATAGTCACACACCAATCACATCGGTTCTGatgcgaaaaaggaaacatagaTGTTCACACGACGCAACAGGTACTAGGCAAGCAGGGACTCTAATACGAGCACATAATTTAGATTAGCGAATCCGTATAGTAGTCATTAGACTGGACATAATTCGTATGGGGTTGTTTAGcagttggaatggttttgtttcatactaataatattttatctaTCGCCGTCAGGAATATGCACTCGTACCTACGATAGTAATCGGGTGGATGTAATCCATTCCATAATTTCAAAAGGCCTAGAAGGGATATGAAATCGTGAGCTGTTGTATAATTCCGAACTGTATTTTTTACCGCGCAAGTGTCTTATACAGTCTTGTAGCGTAGGataagaatgaaataaaatggaagaTATTACAAATTTactaataaaaatcaattgtGCTTTACTTATTTAATTATCCGGATAATCATATCTCTACAAATAACGAAAaatccctttttctttttactcgATTCCTGAAGGTATGTGATACGCAGTGCACGTTGCATGGAACTTTTCAATTTACCGGTTTTCGAAATTGATTTAACATTACGATTTATGAATCACTACTCGTGTTCTCTCTCATTgctaatatattttaaaattaaatgcatACTTTAATTGTTCAAACTGAGTgcagttgaaaataaaaccgtgTTACCTATCGGTTATAAATTAGGCAGGTTGTTATATACGCGTAACGGTAATTTTTCTGACCAAAAAACAATCCGGAAGTCCTTTAGACATTCAATGCTTCTGTTGTATTGTATTGTCTGGCCTAAGTAGCCATGACAACTTGGAATTAACTTAAATGTTTGGTGCAATCAAAACATGTGGTGCTTATTGCTAAGATCAAGCAGaaattgtatttaaaaaaaaaacccaaagtcCTTCCTATAACATCCTAAAAATCATTTCCTATAACTACGCAACATGAAAAAAGCTGTGCTTGTTATCACATCTGTACCTAGTGAGTAATCGTGAGTCCCAGACGACGAAAGCAATTGGGAACTTCCAACTGAAAACGTTTCTTAGTCACACAGTTATACCTAATGTTATCTACCACCTAGTTCAGAGGCTCGATCTTTTGTTTCCTCAACGTTGAAAGCAACCGAAAACCTATCGCGAATGTGATGATTCGCGTTTTAATCCGAGCGGATAGCTTCCGAGCGATACATTGCGGCCATCAGCTGGGGAAACGTCTACCGATAGAAAGTCTCATTCATgtcattattgttttatttttaagggGGCCGATAGCAAAGCTACTTCGAATTTGATAAGGATTACGTCCTACGGTTATGACCATACGATAAAGTAGGAAGGCGAGTTATTATTTAACGACTGTGTGACTACTCGGGCCACGTTTAGTGGGTAATCGAATATCCGTCCGTAAACAGGATGAAGTTTGTAACTACTGCCGGTCAAAAGGCGGCagctgtgctgctgctggccatgATCGTTGTTGTCGCTGGCAAGTCGGTCGATAAGATCCGTCGCCCGTTCCCAGGTATCGAGCGAATAGGAAGTCGTCTCGATACGGTTCGACCGCCTAAGGGATACGTTTCGCAGAACCCGCGTACGGTCGAGGGTCGTTTCACGTCCCGCAGAAACCACTTCGACCCGCAAGACCGCAACACCTTCGAATTTACCTACCTGACAAACGACGAGTACTACCGCGAGGGAGGTCCACTGTTCCTTGTCGTTGGAGGATTCTACGCGGTCAATCCATTCTTCATAGAAGGCACCCACTTCAGCGATATTGCTGCCCAGCATGGTGCTATGTTGGCGACCTTTGAGCATCGTTACTATGGAAACAGTATCCCAGTGGAGTAAATAAACGGAAAGTTGAGATCCACATGGATGAAGTTTTAACGCATTTTTGCATTGTTGCAGAGATTATTCGACGGAGAATCTTCGATTCCTGCGCACGGAGCAGGTCCTGTTCGATTTGATCGAGCTTGTTGACTTCCTAAAACGCGAGGTTATGAACGATCCGAATGCGCGAGTTATCCTTCACGGTGCAGCTCAAGGCGGCACTCTCGCCTCGTGGGCTCGTCAACGCTTCCCGAACATCATTGATGGTGCGTGGGCCTCGAGCTCCCCGGTGCGTGCCACTGTCGATTTCCCCGAGTTCGCCGAAGACATCGGAAACATTATCCGCGAGAAGGGGAGCGATCAGTGCTACAACCGCATCTTCCAGGCATTCCACACGGCACAGAACCTACTTGATGCCGGCCTTGGCGATAGAATTTCGGAGATGTTCAACACTTGCGACCCGGTGAACATTGAGGACACGCTAGAGGTGGAACTGTTCTTCTACGCCATGATGATTTCGCTAGAGTCGGCCATGATGGATGAAGGGGACTATGATAATATTGGCCGTGTGTGCGATCGGCTTACCAGCGACGAGTTCAGCACTGGATTGGATGCCTTGTCCGCTTTTCTGCTCGATCGTTACGCCGATGTGCGTGAGTGCTTCGATCTGTCGTTCGAGAATTTTGTCCGCTACCTGACGGATGTCGATATCGACAGTGAAGCGAACCAGGAGCTAGGTCTGCGCAAGTCTGCCTACCAAACATGCACCGAGTTCGGTGCGTTCCCGATCACCACGTCGCCGGATCAGCCCTTCGGAAACCGTGTCACGTACGACCTCTTCTTGGCCGAGTGCCAGGTGGCATTCGGAGAATTCCTCACTGAGCAGGTGGTCTATGAGGGTGTGCGCCTTACAAATCTCCACTACGGAGCGGACGATCCTCGCACCACCAACGTGCTGTTCACCAACGGTGCGCTGGACCCATTGCGCCATGTCTCTATCACCTCGTATCAGAACTTGCTGGCGAACGCTCGCGTCACGCCGAGGGAGTTCACCGCAGCGGATGTTTTTCCGATCAATGACTTCGACTCAGAGGAGCTCCTCCAGACCAAGCGTATGGCCGAACAGTATATCTCGACATGGCTCGGATCACCGATCAGCCCTTTCTAGGATCAGCTGGTACAGAATGTAACAAAGCAGAGTATATTTAATAGAACTCCTGCTTGATTACCAAAATGAACGATAATTACACATATATCATAAagaattgaaatatattttacgAAAGCACTAAACAACCCATTCTTTCGTAACATTGAAAAGT from Anopheles coustani chromosome 3, idAnoCousDA_361_x.2, whole genome shotgun sequence harbors:
- the LOC131258477 gene encoding serine-rich adhesin for platelets encodes the protein MNGLSTLNRLLGKRNKDVSKSTSNLSRSTTNLDTPSHYNNRIIQLPVVPNTPFEQTFRVTVLLPRDQLYVARVGAKTKLSTLLEMVCSDKLLDAPKYLFRHPVDFQQGFELDMNIGEVGLSEIRLMSRKELETLRNSDYRLSTSDIFRMHQKSARESSGGGGGGGGGGGGGGGASVTSSELSRTSKLVLKTTSPYSSTNSLNSMDSSGVSSSSRGAPTSNGHGGNGHHHPMGPPVAPTRKKRLAPRPPSQNSIPETRVPPHNNTNGEKPPGPEDHLFKEPQLPPYSRQNFHVSTPNLYDRELKSVDIMNNNNNNNNHSTNNNVPNPKATNGDRNGYAVEANNNNPVHAGELQEEEDRKNLINTKTSYSTLKNRPTSMYIIREPDPTATLQRSSENGGSMMDIHHQHSRASSSCSDAKDPRDFHDMPEPTPRKRLNSSAKKSKAPAPPPRAKTTTITPVPTPSPRALTRSTLDLLRDNDAGISETDSNFSSEPDDTQRNRESRLNAVNGSVHRAPSSAHQNVSKVMLNVDNPLHDPVVTSTTPDVAGERKHQKTGSTSSSVSIKIIGQTAASTEQQQRESNMVSTPTPIVSKVQIGGGSPAAQKVPASPASPGDNSSDEEIKIYNIESGKAVVKKKATDQSSEEKIKLTATTNGANSIVQVPTRPVQQAEKQGPIDTQLDSNGQQEEEQWTYKLPAPPTFADASIKSSDYDERGQFYRPASTFVDNTTLRSDMLTVVSDEMTERIEPFIQERLQTMLDLVEGRPEGTPAGAFYTKPQVRVGRESPEPAQEVGGGHVSSDVEDGYRVGANEVGSTQEARDVWLQTLEKRREKIIESELATLSESISGKNATTTTSTSTTTTTSGHKVESRQESVTDRKGNVMSELNQLLRDGVELSRTEEKEIAVANRSSLANFKISTYSSTENKENVITTSTTVVEKREREYHQQEEVKEHVSVAPAIAKNGHNTEATLPISAAEEEVVEEVGVIVRRKISVDSIVRKPHSSLTQSSDEDDQSVALRSNGSGAYQSGANAKKELAPVKRRSLTMLNKSPRGINRSDSFHSTRSDYIASLNSPAQAVTTSSTKLQLTPRSTSYISLIGAQRWENRGLASASNGLSGAPTINRRMSTSELSISDSPSLQSLEVIKNILNTSRKNSMNNLHQVGASSEQRGGASSSSEEIALPSMAAIKRNSFTDISTLAQLNAGKGQMPGTGVTSGSVRKDSIEEAKVEQEPEQEEVLKVAQDIKPHVDVVVKVEQTKKEVLVEKRTEKILVDELPKKEKLVELEVTEKKEQKPVELKKEEEVSAAIDMNLASESKSDDEKLQNKQQQEHHHHHQHQQQQQHVVATGKEPQTTVVNITTNSTVVSSSNTVDTSTTGAVTSVNESDTKKWTYQGPPTISFATWNERPKIDVSIKSDRDYRFGGSSTLPRGFRNVNNVSSTKISIGPGGTTTSTTTTTSTSETSAGFARRTIHEVDQQQQPSGQEIVAPNVPLPASQQERRQQEPPAVVKLPATPAKPAVAATVTTTPPGERLPIVRAVEYKKNVTPRQQPPPPVEPKPSYFYETFSRNDSTTSSSGSSSIVSINGNPPSNAAASTNTTTTAATAISRLSFGPKPSTILQPTVRGFKSLDENTVSRLRPVSMIDTSTLRKTVVPLGAAPPTEDTTAPNSLPFSQNTLRRTGLKDRILAKEQPSTDATVVPQQTQTIAAVKLNGLGTAAPVPVPPPVRPASFAAAIPPPPAPAMPPAVAAKATQPVVRGAIVKKSPSTTTSPAIDPRTALLDAIRNFNKDSLKKD
- the LOC131259269 gene encoding putative serine protease K12H4.7 gives rise to the protein MKFVTTAGQKAAAVLLLAMIVVVAGKSVDKIRRPFPGIERIGSRLDTVRPPKGYVSQNPRTVEGRFTSRRNHFDPQDRNTFEFTYLTNDEYYREGGPLFLVVGGFYAVNPFFIEGTHFSDIAAQHGAMLATFEHRYYGNSIPVEDYSTENLRFLRTEQVLFDLIELVDFLKREVMNDPNARVILHGAAQGGTLASWARQRFPNIIDGAWASSSPVRATVDFPEFAEDIGNIIREKGSDQCYNRIFQAFHTAQNLLDAGLGDRISEMFNTCDPVNIEDTLEVELFFYAMMISLESAMMDEGDYDNIGRVCDRLTSDEFSTGLDALSAFLLDRYADVRECFDLSFENFVRYLTDVDIDSEANQELGLRKSAYQTCTEFGAFPITTSPDQPFGNRVTYDLFLAECQVAFGEFLTEQVVYEGVRLTNLHYGADDPRTTNVLFTNGALDPLRHVSITSYQNLLANARVTPREFTAADVFPINDFDSEELLQTKRMAEQYISTWLGSPISPF